In the Haloferula helveola genome, one interval contains:
- a CDS encoding LamG-like jellyroll fold domain-containing protein — MTQSLPDPRPIRVAAWIPLTLIVALGTAWSQDRDVFFDTSDPGVTKSIPIWGLDLAWLSETHVRRGAIYMGQPQVDVIRCSFTGDTPVAGEDLTGSGLTEFNNRLAIVNAWTDAHTQIYLNNDTVSLHASYQGTNGVDPFAWAELINVTTQKFNTAGRTVVSVAPFNEPDYTTWQGDSTRLGDVCWQLRNTFGADMAGIRLYGASTLNNDQAAPWYDPLNGFGFIEEGCTHQLAGSFDSYAAFFQSVASNGDIGMNDELHNVMEAMVGAEYGMEGGIWWGTAELTRGEFVKASDGQRLGYAEHRPNWTAASVYRAPDGQVLGFVGESERQAVPTTYRFFSKDRPVFYDGYGPQRSYSVTTTGAPGYGTTDHRNAEKMVRITWGEDVQPPVDGRYYLVAKHSGKVLDVNGASMAGGANVQQWAFTGNENQQWDVQPLPSTVGGDYSYFTIRAVHSGQSLDLLNSSYNDGANVIQFGTGAGVNQQWYLEYAGDGYFHIRNRWSGKFLDVNLGGAVSGTANGANVQQWAGSGGANQQWRLIPVGAAVEFAAPAAPANLVATANAVTVDLSWTANGEADLAGYNIYRATDAGGPFDMIARGVTATAFTDESANQPVPYFYKIKAVDESLNRSPYSGTVNATPSGVDTLVTQLGFEGDSDDDSGNANHAEATGGATYGPGWIGSQALVLDGTQSAVLPAEIANHGEITVAAWVRWDGGSDWQRIFDFGNGIEEYLYLSPKAGGGGLRFSIKDGGVEQQLNAPALVTGEWVHLAVTLGPSTSCLYVNGSLADESTAVTLRPSDFKPALNLIGASQFPADPFFDGSIDDFRIYNHALDSSAIASLAGQTTTRAFWTFEDGVAGQAFTPDGQPSGSGGALDTVNSLLLRGFDSNVGPSWTAAAPPNGDGLAMVLADGNRDGYVSGGALHGWSPTQWTIETTVHLEDLTGWRTLIGRDGSSGGVAASDFYLQNNGIDDRFRINFRTVGGARWTLDGNYSPQLGAWYALAVRSDGSTLSMWLDDGNGYQQIGSLDISAQSVADNALALSDFTWTFGRGWFDGNFVDHIDGSMDNIRFSSAALPPEELIALLPIPSAPTGLVAAAASSQSAALSWDSEESALSYRVKRSETEGGPFVTIASGIADTTYEDVGLVPGATYYYVVSAENGTGEGPDSGEQSATTWTPGEEWRFGFFGSISSAGIAGDDEDPDGDGVSNLFERAFGGNPLAADQGLMPSVDPTQPKLSIIYRRAVAATDLTFEVEENTGLAGSWSPAAGSQVTVETVSGVEFIRFTRPAGGEPRLFLRVRVDP; from the coding sequence ATGACCCAGTCTCTCCCAGACCCGCGCCCGATTCGGGTGGCGGCGTGGATCCCGCTGACCCTGATCGTTGCCTTGGGCACGGCGTGGTCGCAGGACCGGGACGTGTTCTTCGACACCAGCGATCCCGGTGTGACCAAGTCGATCCCGATCTGGGGGCTGGATCTCGCATGGCTCAGCGAAACCCATGTCCGCCGGGGCGCGATTTACATGGGGCAGCCGCAGGTGGACGTCATCCGCTGCTCGTTCACCGGCGACACACCGGTTGCCGGTGAAGATCTGACCGGGTCTGGGTTGACGGAATTCAACAACCGGCTGGCGATTGTCAATGCCTGGACGGATGCCCACACCCAGATCTACCTGAACAACGACACGGTTTCGCTCCATGCCTCCTACCAGGGAACCAACGGTGTGGACCCGTTCGCGTGGGCCGAGTTGATCAACGTCACCACTCAGAAGTTCAATACCGCCGGCCGCACGGTCGTCTCGGTTGCCCCCTTCAACGAGCCGGATTACACGACATGGCAAGGGGACTCGACGCGCCTCGGTGATGTCTGCTGGCAACTCCGGAACACCTTCGGCGCCGACATGGCCGGCATCCGCCTCTATGGTGCGAGCACGCTCAACAACGACCAGGCCGCGCCGTGGTACGACCCGCTGAACGGCTTCGGATTCATCGAGGAAGGATGTACGCACCAGCTCGCCGGCAGCTTCGACAGCTACGCGGCGTTTTTTCAATCGGTGGCCTCCAACGGTGACATCGGAATGAACGACGAACTCCACAACGTGATGGAGGCAATGGTCGGCGCCGAATACGGGATGGAGGGAGGAATCTGGTGGGGAACCGCGGAACTCACGCGCGGCGAATTCGTGAAGGCCAGCGATGGCCAACGGCTCGGATACGCCGAACACCGGCCGAACTGGACGGCTGCCTCCGTGTACCGGGCGCCCGACGGGCAGGTGCTGGGCTTTGTCGGAGAGTCGGAACGGCAGGCCGTTCCGACCACCTATCGCTTCTTCAGCAAGGACCGCCCCGTCTTCTACGACGGATACGGTCCACAGCGGTCCTATTCGGTGACCACGACAGGTGCTCCCGGCTACGGGACGACGGATCATCGCAACGCCGAGAAGATGGTGAGGATCACTTGGGGCGAGGACGTCCAGCCACCGGTCGATGGTCGCTACTACCTCGTAGCAAAGCACAGCGGCAAGGTGCTTGATGTGAACGGGGCGAGCATGGCTGGTGGCGCGAATGTCCAGCAATGGGCCTTCACCGGAAACGAGAATCAGCAATGGGACGTCCAGCCGCTGCCATCGACGGTGGGAGGTGACTACAGCTACTTCACGATCCGAGCCGTGCACAGCGGGCAGAGCCTTGACCTCCTCAACTCCTCCTACAACGACGGAGCGAACGTGATTCAGTTCGGCACCGGTGCCGGTGTGAACCAGCAGTGGTATCTCGAGTATGCGGGCGATGGCTATTTCCACATCCGCAACCGATGGAGCGGGAAGTTCCTCGATGTGAACCTGGGCGGAGCGGTCTCCGGAACGGCCAACGGGGCGAATGTGCAGCAATGGGCGGGTTCAGGTGGAGCGAACCAGCAATGGCGGCTCATTCCGGTGGGCGCCGCGGTCGAGTTCGCGGCTCCGGCCGCGCCAGCCAATCTGGTGGCAACGGCCAATGCGGTCACGGTCGATCTTTCCTGGACGGCAAACGGCGAGGCCGATCTCGCGGGCTACAATATCTACCGTGCGACTGATGCGGGCGGTCCTTTCGACATGATCGCGCGGGGCGTGACGGCGACCGCCTTCACCGATGAATCCGCGAACCAGCCCGTTCCCTACTTTTACAAGATCAAGGCGGTGGACGAATCGCTGAACCGGTCGCCCTACTCCGGCACGGTCAACGCCACCCCCAGCGGTGTGGATACACTGGTCACGCAGCTCGGATTCGAGGGGGATTCGGATGACGACTCCGGCAACGCCAACCACGCCGAGGCGACGGGGGGCGCAACATACGGACCCGGATGGATCGGGTCTCAGGCACTGGTGCTGGACGGCACGCAATCGGCCGTGCTTCCCGCCGAGATTGCCAATCACGGAGAGATCACGGTCGCCGCGTGGGTGCGCTGGGACGGTGGGTCGGATTGGCAGCGTATCTTCGACTTCGGCAACGGCATCGAGGAGTATCTCTACCTCAGTCCGAAAGCGGGCGGTGGAGGTTTGCGGTTTTCGATCAAGGATGGAGGTGTCGAACAGCAGCTCAACGCACCCGCCCTTGTCACGGGCGAGTGGGTGCACTTGGCAGTGACCTTGGGTCCGTCGACTTCGTGCCTCTACGTGAATGGATCGCTGGCCGACGAATCGACAGCGGTCACGCTCCGGCCTTCCGACTTCAAGCCGGCCCTCAATCTGATTGGAGCCAGCCAGTTTCCCGCGGATCCTTTCTTCGACGGATCGATCGATGACTTCCGGATCTACAACCACGCCCTCGATTCCTCCGCGATAGCCTCTTTGGCAGGTCAGACGACCACCCGCGCCTTCTGGACATTCGAGGATGGTGTGGCCGGTCAGGCGTTCACTCCCGACGGTCAGCCCAGCGGATCAGGAGGGGCGTTGGATACCGTGAACAGTCTGCTCTTGCGCGGCTTCGATTCGAATGTCGGCCCTTCCTGGACAGCTGCCGCTCCGCCCAACGGGGACGGACTGGCGATGGTTCTAGCGGACGGCAATCGGGACGGGTACGTCAGTGGGGGGGCGCTTCACGGCTGGTCGCCGACCCAGTGGACCATCGAGACCACAGTGCATCTCGAGGACCTGACAGGGTGGCGAACCCTGATCGGCCGCGATGGCTCGAGTGGCGGCGTGGCCGCCTCGGACTTCTACCTCCAGAACAACGGAATCGATGACCGGTTCCGTATCAACTTCCGCACCGTCGGTGGCGCACGTTGGACGCTCGACGGAAACTATTCGCCCCAGCTCGGCGCCTGGTATGCTCTGGCGGTTCGGAGCGATGGTTCGACCCTTTCGATGTGGCTCGATGACGGTAACGGCTACCAGCAGATCGGATCGCTCGACATTTCCGCCCAGAGTGTGGCGGACAACGCCCTCGCGCTGAGTGACTTTACGTGGACCTTCGGGCGGGGCTGGTTCGATGGCAACTTCGTCGATCACATCGACGGGAGCATGGATAACATCCGCTTCAGTTCGGCCGCGCTTCCGCCGGAAGAACTCATCGCACTCCTACCGATTCCTTCGGCACCTACAGGACTGGTCGCCGCTGCGGCGTCTTCCCAGTCGGCGGCGCTGAGTTGGGATTCCGAGGAGTCGGCCCTGAGCTACCGGGTGAAGCGTTCGGAAACGGAGGGCGGGCCCTTCGTCACGATTGCCTCGGGCATTGCCGACACCACCTATGAGGATGTCGGATTGGTTCCCGGGGCGACCTACTACTATGTCGTGAGCGCCGAGAATGGCACCGGAGAGGGACCAGACTCCGGCGAGCAGTCCGCCACCACGTGGACGCCTGGGGAGGAATGGCGGTTCGGTTTCTTCGGTTCGATTTCGTCGGCGGGAATCGCCGGGGATGATGAGGATCCGGACGGGGACGGGGTGAGCAACCTCTTCGAGCGCGCCTTCGGCGGCAATCCGCTGGCGGCCGACCAAGGGTTGATGCCATCGGTGGATCCTACCCAGCCGAAGCTGAGCATCATCTACCGGCGCGCGGTCGCGGCGACGGATCTCACTTTCGAGGTGGAGGAGAACACGGGTCTGGCAGGGTCATGGAGCCCCGCCGCCGGGAGCCAGGTAACTGTGGAAACGGTGTCAGGAGTGGAGTTCATCCGCTTCACCCGTCCGGCGGGTGGCGAGCCGAGATTGTTCCTTCGCGTCCGGGTTGACCCGTAG
- a CDS encoding beta strand repeat-containing protein, translating to MKPNATKPNLFEGSPLTPLAAISLAAFATPLAQAAAPPITWVGGTTGVEQDWNTIANWSGDPTGQSIGVDIATGNTPIITATPTFTPVDILVGQGGNSGKLDHSAGDLATGTGNWAFIGLDAGSVGTYNITGTANFSASRVMLGAAGQGTMTVNTSGVVDIYGANPGGWWEQDNFDMGRDFGSSATLNMQAGTFNSANGTMWLGCFGGSATLNQSGGTMNLGGIELGRFGDGDPAHVTTGIANITGGILNFDNIVAVGAGGAADVVSGAINVTNATVNCENDLRVGSGGGAGSSGVMNVNNGATVSVGTATQRWLIVGTYDGIDGTLNVNTGGTVNLNAGTDLVTGPWGNGGARLININGGQIIGGDNTFVDFGYDNAGSNALTVQNGGLLEFAGIFGGGSTDKTVNLDDATLRATLDNPNFINFTGSGTETVNVFAGGVTIDTNTLTLGVQDALLEDAVSTGGGLDVIGEGILRLYGAHTFTGATTVAGYTRLGGSGSFAGPMVLSDDAEFDFVNGAATDVLELQNGLSLATWNYMTFEVGSASADQVSITGGTYTAPGNTVTIDLEVVGTLGLGTRTLISGATGIDVNDFSVSSSAPTGYDWELQVAGDELQLVITSLAPATAFWKGGEDAYWDSPDGAGFNWATDDTGASSTVVAPDVPTDVVFSADGAANEATILGSDFEIKSLAFDASAGNVTIGADAAEVLTVTSGITNGSANEQIFNAGVMLAGDQSLDAAANLTFNGATDSTGVLTKIGAGTATFGAYTADAYVAVNEGSAVFNGATTLFGDIGIADGVGNAGALTVTPTGSISMPGRFFFAGRNQGNGSVTVDGGSISADGIRVASSAWTGALTQGQIDIINGGSITTSGTFMVQDGNGFDEQNQGTVNVTNGTVTSEGDLIIAHAGNNTALGTMNVGSNGVVNVASATYRWLILGRYDGAKGILNVGNGGVVNVNAGTDMKMALNGGSHEVTVDGGMINGSGGVIEAGTGTITIRNGGEVKGFALDAWNGSTVIESGGVLEARWIATGGSGTVSVDGGTLRASVSDPNFLNFWGGASTSLTINGGGMTIDSNGFDIGSLKGLLGGTGNGGLTKAGAGTFTMNGVSTFTGNTTVNGGTLAINGTSLSDTATLFINTGAVVNVTGTEVVAALDFGSGPVAAGTYGATGSGADNIDDVHFTGAGVVSVVAVSGSPYDAWSGGEAFEDDKNGDSVPNGLAFLLGATSPDENALGLLPTATSTGGGGLVLNFSMLNAAARGAATLSVEHSSDLGVLDAWTTVLVPEVSGGPTSGVTFVITPNGDLNDVQATIGSAQAADGRLFGRLFGETGE from the coding sequence ATGAAACCGAACGCCACGAAGCCCAACCTTTTCGAAGGTTCCCCGCTGACACCGCTCGCCGCGATTTCCCTCGCGGCGTTTGCTACGCCCTTGGCCCAAGCGGCTGCCCCTCCGATCACTTGGGTCGGCGGCACCACTGGAGTCGAGCAGGACTGGAACACGATCGCCAACTGGAGCGGTGACCCGACGGGTCAGTCCATCGGCGTCGATATCGCCACCGGCAACACGCCAATCATCACCGCGACCCCGACCTTCACTCCGGTCGACATCCTCGTGGGTCAGGGCGGAAACTCGGGTAAGCTCGACCACAGCGCGGGCGATCTCGCCACGGGCACCGGCAACTGGGCCTTCATCGGTCTCGATGCGGGCAGCGTCGGCACCTACAACATCACCGGCACGGCAAACTTCAGTGCCTCGCGTGTGATGCTCGGTGCGGCCGGTCAGGGCACGATGACCGTCAACACCTCGGGAGTCGTCGATATCTACGGCGCGAACCCCGGCGGCTGGTGGGAGCAGGACAACTTCGACATGGGCCGTGACTTCGGCAGCTCCGCCACGCTCAATATGCAGGCGGGCACCTTCAATTCCGCGAACGGAACGATGTGGCTCGGCTGCTTCGGTGGTAGCGCCACGCTGAACCAGTCGGGTGGCACCATGAACCTCGGCGGTATCGAACTCGGTCGCTTCGGCGACGGCGATCCTGCCCACGTGACGACCGGTATCGCCAACATCACCGGCGGTATCCTGAATTTCGACAACATCGTGGCTGTCGGTGCGGGTGGTGCGGCGGACGTCGTTTCCGGTGCCATCAACGTGACCAACGCCACGGTGAACTGCGAAAACGACCTGCGCGTCGGTTCGGGCGGTGGAGCAGGCAGCTCCGGCGTCATGAACGTCAATAACGGTGCGACGGTCAGCGTCGGCACCGCGACCCAGCGCTGGTTGATCGTCGGAACCTACGACGGCATCGACGGTACGCTCAACGTCAACACGGGCGGCACGGTGAACCTGAATGCAGGCACCGACCTCGTGACCGGACCTTGGGGTAACGGCGGCGCACGCCTGATCAACATCAACGGCGGCCAGATCATCGGTGGTGACAACACCTTCGTGGACTTCGGCTACGATAACGCCGGCTCCAACGCCCTCACCGTCCAAAATGGCGGTCTGCTTGAGTTTGCGGGTATCTTTGGCGGTGGCAGCACCGACAAGACCGTCAATCTCGATGATGCGACTCTTCGCGCCACGTTGGACAACCCGAACTTCATCAACTTCACGGGATCCGGAACCGAAACCGTGAATGTCTTCGCGGGCGGTGTGACGATCGACACCAACACCCTCACCCTCGGGGTGCAGGACGCGCTGCTTGAAGATGCGGTTTCGACCGGTGGTGGCCTCGACGTCATCGGGGAAGGTATCCTTCGTCTCTACGGAGCTCACACCTTCACCGGCGCGACGACCGTTGCCGGCTACACCCGCCTCGGTGGTAGCGGCTCGTTCGCGGGTCCGATGGTGCTGAGCGACGACGCCGAATTCGACTTCGTCAACGGAGCCGCGACCGATGTGCTCGAACTGCAGAACGGTCTGTCGCTCGCGACCTGGAACTACATGACCTTCGAGGTCGGCAGCGCTTCCGCTGACCAGGTTTCGATCACCGGTGGCACCTACACCGCTCCGGGCAACACCGTCACCATCGATCTCGAGGTGGTCGGAACGCTCGGTCTCGGCACCCGCACGCTGATCAGCGGCGCGACCGGCATCGACGTCAACGACTTCTCGGTCTCCAGCTCGGCTCCGACCGGATACGACTGGGAACTCCAGGTCGCCGGCGATGAGCTGCAACTGGTGATCACCTCGCTCGCTCCCGCCACCGCCTTCTGGAAGGGCGGCGAAGATGCCTACTGGGATTCTCCGGACGGCGCGGGCTTCAACTGGGCCACCGATGACACCGGCGCGAGCAGCACCGTTGTGGCACCGGATGTCCCGACCGACGTGGTCTTCTCGGCCGATGGCGCCGCCAACGAAGCCACGATCCTCGGCTCGGACTTCGAGATCAAGAGCCTCGCCTTCGATGCTTCGGCTGGCAACGTGACGATCGGCGCTGATGCTGCCGAAGTCCTCACGGTGACCTCCGGCATCACCAACGGTTCGGCCAACGAGCAGATCTTCAACGCAGGAGTGATGCTCGCGGGTGACCAGTCGCTCGATGCCGCTGCCAACCTCACCTTCAACGGTGCGACCGATTCGACCGGTGTCCTCACCAAGATCGGTGCGGGAACCGCGACCTTCGGCGCCTACACCGCCGACGCCTACGTCGCGGTGAACGAAGGCTCGGCTGTCTTCAACGGTGCCACCACGCTGTTTGGCGACATCGGTATCGCTGACGGAGTCGGCAACGCTGGTGCGCTTACAGTGACCCCGACCGGCAGCATCTCGATGCCCGGACGGTTCTTCTTCGCCGGCCGCAACCAAGGTAACGGCTCGGTGACCGTCGACGGCGGTTCGATCAGCGCGGATGGCATCCGCGTCGCATCGAGCGCCTGGACCGGCGCGCTGACCCAAGGTCAGATCGATATCATCAACGGTGGTTCGATCACGACGAGCGGAACCTTCATGGTTCAGGACGGCAACGGCTTCGACGAGCAGAACCAAGGCACGGTCAACGTGACCAACGGCACCGTGACTTCGGAAGGCGATCTGATCATCGCCCACGCCGGTAACAACACCGCGCTGGGAACGATGAACGTCGGATCCAACGGTGTGGTCAACGTGGCCTCCGCCACCTACCGCTGGCTGATCCTCGGCCGCTACGACGGTGCCAAGGGTATCCTCAACGTCGGCAACGGCGGTGTGGTCAACGTCAACGCAGGAACCGACATGAAGATGGCGCTCAACGGCGGTAGCCACGAAGTGACCGTCGACGGCGGCATGATCAACGGCTCCGGTGGTGTCATCGAAGCTGGAACCGGCACGATCACCATCCGCAACGGCGGCGAGGTCAAGGGCTTCGCGCTTGATGCCTGGAACGGAAGCACCGTGATCGAAAGCGGTGGTGTCCTCGAAGCTCGCTGGATCGCCACGGGCGGTTCGGGAACGGTCTCCGTCGACGGCGGAACGCTCCGCGCCAGCGTGAGCGACCCGAACTTCCTCAACTTCTGGGGTGGCGCCTCGACATCGCTGACCATCAACGGCGGCGGTATGACGATCGATTCGAACGGCTTCGACATCGGTTCGCTCAAGGGACTCCTCGGTGGCACCGGCAACGGCGGCCTGACCAAGGCCGGGGCCGGCACCTTCACGATGAACGGTGTCAGCACCTTCACCGGCAACACCACGGTCAACGGCGGCACGCTTGCGATCAACGGCACCTCGCTGTCCGACACCGCCACGCTCTTCATCAACACCGGAGCGGTGGTCAACGTGACCGGCACCGAAGTGGTGGCCGCTCTCGACTTCGGCAGCGGGCCGGTTGCGGCCGGCACCTACGGTGCGACCGGTTCGGGCGCGGACAACATCGACGACGTCCACTTCACCGGTGCCGGTGTGGTCAGCGTGGTCGCGGTCAGTGGTTCCCCGTATGACGCATGGTCCGGTGGCGAAGCCTTCGAGGACGACAAGAACGGTGACTCGGTCCCGAACGGACTCGCCTTCCTCCTCGGTGCTACCAGCCCGGATGAGAACGCCCTCGGCCTTCTCCCGACTGCGACCAGCACCGGTGGCGGCGGACTGGTCCTGAACTTCAGCATGCTGAATGCCGCAGCCCGCGGTGCCGCGACCCTGAGCGTCGAGCACAGCAGCGACCTCGGCGTCCTCGATGCCTGGACCACGGTCCTCGTTCCCGAAGTCAGCGGCGGTCCGACCAGCGGAGTGACCTTCGTGATCACCCCGAACGGCGACCTCAACGACGTCCAAGCGACGATCGGTTCGGCCCAAGCTGCCGACGGCCGCCTGTTCGGTCGCCTCTTCGGAGAGACCGGCGAGTAA
- a CDS encoding ECF-type sigma factor — MSEIEKILEAASGNSLHVSEEMLPLVYDELRSLATKRMSGQAPGQTIQATALVHEAWLRLTANADKKWNDRAHFFRAAAIAMRHILVNRARAKSSLKRGSDRPKLDISTLEVADTAQEDRILDVDEALVSLEKEDPDSARVVTLKFFGGLTNKEIAAMDEVAERTIERKWAYARSRLYQIITERC; from the coding sequence ATGAGCGAAATCGAGAAAATCCTGGAAGCCGCGAGCGGCAATTCGCTTCACGTCTCCGAGGAAATGCTTCCCCTCGTCTATGACGAGTTGCGCTCGCTGGCCACCAAGCGGATGTCCGGCCAGGCGCCCGGCCAGACGATCCAGGCGACCGCCCTCGTCCACGAGGCATGGCTGCGCCTGACGGCCAATGCCGACAAGAAGTGGAACGACCGGGCCCATTTCTTCCGGGCCGCGGCGATCGCGATGCGGCACATCCTCGTCAACCGGGCGCGGGCCAAATCCAGCCTCAAGCGGGGTTCCGACCGGCCCAAGCTCGACATTTCCACTCTCGAGGTGGCCGACACCGCGCAGGAGGACCGGATTCTCGACGTCGATGAAGCCCTCGTCTCGCTCGAGAAAGAGGATCCGGACAGCGCCCGCGTCGTCACCCTCAAGTTCTTCGGCGGCCTGACGAACAAGGAGATCGCCGCCATGGACGAGGTGGCGGAACGGACGATCGAGCGCAAGTGGGCTTACGCCCGCAGCCGGCTCTACCAAATCATCACCGAGCGGTGCTGA
- a CDS encoding serine/threonine-protein kinase gives MDRAYEKALFLAVSGLEDEADIQALLDGACKDDPAMRERIESLFKIQTEAESYFDAKPEEKKPSTPEKSDDSEELDTRIGRYRIIDRVGDGGFGVVYFAEQTEPVRRKVALKIVRPGIDTEHIISRFEMERQTLALMDHPNIARVLDAGSTASGRPFFVMQLVDGTWITKFCDENRIGLTERIRMFIAVCKAIQHAHQKGIIHCDIKPSNILITMLDGAATPKVIDFGIAKAMEGEFANQPTPSAFLSIGTPAYMSLEQVDGRGLDIDSRSDIYSLGVVLYELLTGSTPRDPKRFEPFDRDKLGRMLRRESVLSPSESLKALPPEALEEISTTRRIEPAKLLKTLRGDLDAIVMKAMQVNRQDRYATANELAAELSRYLNHEPITASKGNRGYRLRKLVQRNKVVFAVGTVAVVALAGGFGVSTWLFFAEAEAKKEQERLTEASNRARALEAELRKRAEAGEAVSQAAVWIRDNRLEEANALVEDIELSNVPNSLEAADTFRAVGEWLLPQGRLEEAAKRFAAVAQSLSTVDKSNSESISIHFVAASAALVAAGDLEHYEELRQMAATRFSDATHPFTVDEILKTCLIIPPDPDLLERLNPMLKLLDSNLPWSREDLQQEVMEAWQMLSLTLGAYRNGEFALAESWARRGLQHPNISHSRDASLRAVLAMALYRSGREKEGYAELSSARRAVDEHFEGDYIHWTEEGGYWFDWYNARILCEEAEKLMGDDPESTDS, from the coding sequence ATGGATCGCGCCTACGAAAAGGCCCTGTTTCTCGCGGTCTCCGGACTTGAGGACGAGGCCGACATCCAAGCCTTGCTCGACGGAGCCTGCAAGGATGACCCGGCGATGCGCGAGCGGATCGAGTCGCTTTTCAAAATCCAGACCGAAGCGGAGTCGTACTTCGACGCGAAGCCCGAGGAAAAGAAACCAAGCACCCCTGAAAAGTCGGACGACTCGGAGGAGCTCGATACCCGCATTGGCCGTTACCGGATCATTGACCGGGTCGGCGACGGCGGCTTCGGAGTGGTTTACTTCGCCGAGCAGACCGAACCGGTCCGGCGCAAGGTCGCGCTGAAGATCGTGCGCCCGGGAATCGACACCGAGCATATCATTTCCCGTTTCGAAATGGAGCGCCAGACGCTGGCGCTGATGGACCACCCGAACATCGCACGGGTGCTCGACGCCGGATCCACCGCCTCAGGCCGCCCGTTCTTCGTGATGCAACTGGTGGACGGAACATGGATCACGAAGTTCTGCGACGAGAACCGGATCGGCCTCACCGAACGCATCCGGATGTTCATCGCGGTCTGCAAGGCAATCCAGCACGCCCACCAGAAAGGCATCATTCATTGCGACATCAAACCGTCGAACATCCTGATCACGATGCTCGATGGCGCCGCGACACCGAAGGTCATCGACTTCGGGATCGCGAAAGCAATGGAGGGCGAGTTTGCGAACCAACCCACCCCCTCGGCGTTCCTGTCGATCGGAACTCCGGCCTACATGAGCCTTGAGCAGGTCGACGGACGCGGCCTCGACATCGACTCTCGCAGCGACATCTACAGCCTAGGCGTGGTTCTCTACGAACTCCTCACCGGATCGACTCCGCGGGATCCGAAGAGATTCGAGCCCTTCGACCGCGACAAACTCGGCCGCATGCTCCGGCGCGAGTCCGTCCTCAGCCCTTCCGAGTCGCTCAAGGCACTTCCGCCCGAAGCGCTGGAGGAGATTTCGACCACGCGCCGGATCGAGCCCGCCAAACTGCTCAAGACCCTGCGTGGGGATCTCGACGCGATCGTGATGAAGGCGATGCAGGTGAACCGTCAGGACCGGTATGCGACGGCCAACGAACTGGCTGCGGAGCTTTCCCGGTACCTCAACCACGAACCCATCACCGCCAGCAAAGGCAATCGCGGCTACCGGCTCCGCAAGCTGGTCCAGCGCAACAAGGTCGTCTTCGCGGTCGGCACGGTGGCCGTTGTCGCCCTTGCCGGTGGCTTCGGAGTATCCACCTGGCTGTTTTTTGCTGAAGCGGAGGCAAAGAAGGAGCAAGAGCGGCTCACGGAAGCCTCCAATCGGGCGCGGGCACTCGAGGCCGAGCTCCGGAAACGGGCGGAAGCCGGCGAGGCCGTGTCCCAGGCGGCCGTGTGGATCCGCGACAACCGGCTCGAGGAAGCCAACGCTCTGGTCGAGGACATCGAACTCAGCAACGTTCCGAACTCCCTCGAAGCCGCGGACACCTTCCGCGCGGTCGGCGAATGGCTGTTGCCGCAGGGACGGTTGGAAGAAGCGGCGAAGCGCTTCGCCGCCGTGGCGCAGTCGCTCTCGACCGTCGACAAGTCGAACTCGGAGTCGATCTCCATCCACTTTGTCGCGGCCTCGGCCGCGCTGGTGGCAGCCGGAGATCTCGAACACTACGAGGAACTCCGACAAATGGCGGCAACCCGTTTCTCGGATGCCACCCACCCGTTCACCGTCGACGAGATCCTCAAGACCTGCCTCATCATCCCACCCGATCCTGACTTGCTGGAGCGTTTGAATCCGATGCTCAAGCTTCTCGACTCGAATCTTCCCTGGAGCCGCGAGGACCTTCAGCAGGAGGTCATGGAGGCGTGGCAAATGCTGAGCCTCACTCTCGGAGCCTACCGCAACGGGGAATTCGCGCTGGCCGAAAGCTGGGCCCGCCGCGGCTTGCAGCACCCGAATATCAGCCACTCGCGAGATGCTTCACTTCGTGCCGTGCTCGCGATGGCTCTCTACCGCAGTGGACGCGAGAAGGAGGGCTACGCGGAGCTCTCATCAGCCCGCCGGGCGGTCGACGAACATTTCGAAGGCGACTACATCCACTGGACCGAGGAGGGTGGCTACTGGTTCGACTGGTACAATGCCCGCATCCTCTGCGAAGAGGCGGAGAAGCTGATGGGAGACGATCCCGAAAGCACCGACTCCTGA